The Nycticebus coucang isolate mNycCou1 chromosome 8, mNycCou1.pri, whole genome shotgun sequence genome has a window encoding:
- the LOC128591579 gene encoding 60S acidic ribosomal protein P0-like, translated as MMPREDRANWKSNYFLKIIQLLDDYPKCFIVGAENVGSKQMQQIRMSLRGKAVVLMDKNTMMRKAIRGHLENNPALEKLLPHIRGNVGFVFTKEDLTEIRDMLLANKVPAAAHAGAIAPCEVTMPAQNTGLGPEKTSFFQALGITTKISRGTIEILSDVHLIKSGDQVGASEATLLNMLNISPFSFGLVTQQVFDNGSIYNPEVLDITEETLHSRFLEGVRNVASVCLRIGYPTVASVPHSIINGYKRVLALSVETDYTFPLAEKVKAFVADPSAFVAAAPVAATTTAAPAATAAPAKVEAKEESEESDEDMGFGLFD; from the coding sequence ATGATGCCCAGGGAAGACAGGGCGAACTGGAAGTCCAACTACTTCCTTAAGATCATACAACTTTTGGATGATTATCCAAAATGCTTCATTGTGGGAGCAGAGAACGTGGGCTCCAAGCAGATGCAGCAGATCCGTATGTCTCTTCGAGGGAAGGCTGTGGTGCTGATGGACAAGAACACCATGATGCGCAAGGCCATCCGAGGGCATCTGGAAAACAACCCAGCTCTGGAGAAACTGTTGCCTCATATCCGGGGAAATGTGGGCTTTGTGTTCACCAAGGAGGACCTCACTGAGATCAGGGACATGCTGCTGGCCAATAAGGTGCCAGCTGCCGCCCATGCTGGTGCCATTGCCCCATGTGAAGTCACCATGCCAGCCCAGAACACTGGTCTGGGGCCAGAGAAGACCTCCTTCTTCCAGGCTTTAGGTATCACTACTAAAATTTCCAGGGGCACCATTGAAATCTTGAGTGATGTGCACCTGATTAAGAGTGGAGACCAAGTGGGAGCCAGTGAAGCCACACTCCTGAACATGCTGAATATCTCCCCCTTCTCCTTTGGGCTGGTCACTCAGCAGGTGTTTGACAATGGTAGCATCTACAACCCTGAAGTGCTTGACATTACAGAAGAAACTCTGCATTCTCGCTTCCTGGAGGGTGTCCGCAATGTTGCCAGTGTTTGTCTGCGGATTGGTTACCCAACTGTTGCATCAGTACCCCATTCTATCATCAATGGTTACAAGAGAGTCCTGGCTTTGTCTGTGGAGACTGATTATACCTTCCCACTTGCTGAAAAGGTCAAGGCCTTCGTGGCTGATCCATCTGCCTTTGTGGCTGCTGCCCCTGTGGCTGCCACCACCACTGCTGCTCCTGCTGccactgcagccccagccaaggTTGAAGCCAAAGAAGAGTCGGAAGAGTCGGACGAGGATATGGGATTTGGTCTCTTTGACTAA
- the LOC128592322 gene encoding dolichyl-diphosphooligosaccharide--protein glycosyltransferase subunit 4-like, protein MVFRLRLVRPWRWSPAELTRVITDVQVAILANMLGVSLFFLVVLYDYVAVNNPKKQE, encoded by the coding sequence ATGGTCTTCCGTCTCAGGCTGGTGCGCCCATGGCGTTGGAGCCCAGCAGAGTTGACCAGGGTGATCACGGACGTGCAGGTGGCCATCTTGGCCAACATGCTGGGCGTGTCgctcttttttcttgttgttctcTATGACTACGTGGCCGTCAACAATCCCAAGAAGCAGGAATGA